A window of the Rhodoluna limnophila genome harbors these coding sequences:
- a CDS encoding energy-coupling factor transporter transmembrane component T: MFKTLTAQVHPGVWWLLGLSFAVAASLQDYWLPLAIICLTSVALASAGAAENAVRQTLRLYLILAILVILVRVSFRVIFNFPDPTKPVFLNLPLINLDLGFGTLTSLFGPVSLASITLGLTDGLRLAAIILAVAMANTLANPKRLLKSTPAALYELATAAVVAINLAPQLISSLQRVRKARELRGRSRKVTTLTGTIIPALEDTIDSSLDLAASMASRGFGRRGPVPAGQLRETRLLTFTALVAMIFSIFSMLSVGLSDLVTPISFFIALIASLTSVKLASRHGVRTRFRAHTWAAADFAIMGLSASIVFVGFWLGG, from the coding sequence ATGTTCAAGACTTTGACCGCACAGGTACACCCCGGAGTTTGGTGGCTACTTGGCCTGTCCTTTGCTGTCGCAGCAAGCTTGCAGGACTATTGGCTCCCGCTTGCAATTATTTGCCTGACATCCGTTGCCCTCGCATCTGCTGGAGCGGCCGAAAACGCAGTGCGGCAAACCCTTCGGCTCTACCTAATCCTGGCAATCCTGGTGATTTTGGTCCGAGTTTCTTTTCGAGTAATTTTCAATTTTCCAGACCCCACTAAGCCGGTCTTTTTGAACCTTCCTCTAATCAACCTAGATCTAGGATTTGGCACGCTTACCTCGCTCTTCGGTCCGGTATCGCTGGCGTCAATTACTTTAGGCCTAACCGATGGCTTGCGACTGGCAGCGATAATCCTGGCCGTGGCCATGGCAAACACCTTGGCAAACCCAAAACGACTTTTGAAGAGCACGCCGGCAGCACTCTACGAGCTGGCCACAGCAGCCGTAGTGGCTATTAATCTTGCGCCCCAACTTATTTCAAGCCTCCAGAGAGTCAGAAAAGCTCGCGAGCTTAGAGGGCGAAGTCGAAAAGTCACCACCCTGACTGGCACGATTATTCCGGCGCTGGAAGACACGATTGACAGCTCTCTAGATTTGGCCGCCAGCATGGCATCTCGGGGCTTCGGAAGGCGTGGGCCAGTGCCAGCTGGTCAGCTCAGGGAGACTCGTCTCCTAACATTCACAGCGCTGGTTGCGATGATTTTTTCCATTTTCTCGATGCTGAGTGTTGGGCTGAGTGACCTAGTAACCCCAATTAGCTTTTTTATCGCCTTGATAGCCAGTCTTACCTCTGTGAAACTTGCTTCGCGACACGGAGTTAGAACTCGATTTCGGGCCCACACCTGGGCAGCAGCTGATTTTGCAATCATGGGACTGAGCGCCTCAATAGTGTTCGTTGGCTTCTGGCTTGGAGGCTAA
- a CDS encoding ABC transporter ATP-binding protein yields MIKTSNLTLRYKSSETPILRNVNLAISAGQMALVCGPTGSGKSTLLKCLNSIAPAFTGGTLTGSVSIDGQTTSGTAPHEIAHLVGYVNQQPEGGFVSETVEDELVFGMEQLGVTPAEMGNNLARVAEIFDLAPVLDRRLTELSGGQQQKVAIAAAVAAGQKILLLDEPTSALSPSTAAELLSLLKKLSTDEGITVILVEHRIERVLELVDSVVMVHGDGSVTQGDKTTQFSDSRCAPPLIELSQKLGWAPVATNVSEARNHWRESAPRFRSRVPLSPNPEMALSIRELDVHYGSEAAVSGATFDLAFGSITALMGQNGAGKTSLISALRDPKLISSGTVALGERSTTDLSLQELLRAVTMVPQKASDLLFLNSVGKELQESDAFGGLATGTTARLLTRLNGRLDPNQHPRDLSAGQKLSLVLAMQLANGARVLLLDEPTRGLDYFAKRQLAEQLQVLQTSGACILVASHDVEFISQIADRVLLLDQGKLIQDSAPEELLGFQKPFETQIAQVSELPDLISISQVVEL; encoded by the coding sequence GTGATCAAGACTTCAAACCTGACGCTTAGGTATAAATCGAGCGAAACTCCGATCCTAAGAAACGTCAACTTAGCTATTAGTGCTGGCCAGATGGCGCTTGTTTGCGGCCCGACCGGGAGCGGAAAATCAACGCTCCTGAAATGCCTGAATTCAATTGCTCCTGCATTCACCGGAGGGACTCTCACCGGGTCGGTTTCAATAGACGGACAAACCACCTCCGGTACTGCTCCACACGAAATTGCTCACCTGGTTGGCTATGTGAACCAGCAGCCAGAAGGTGGTTTTGTCTCAGAAACCGTTGAGGATGAGCTGGTTTTCGGCATGGAGCAACTAGGTGTTACGCCAGCTGAAATGGGCAATAACCTTGCTCGGGTAGCCGAGATTTTTGATCTCGCTCCGGTGCTGGATCGACGACTAACTGAGCTTTCGGGCGGGCAACAGCAAAAAGTCGCTATTGCAGCCGCCGTTGCAGCAGGCCAAAAGATTTTGTTGCTCGACGAGCCGACCTCGGCGCTTTCACCTTCGACAGCCGCCGAGTTGCTGTCCCTTCTAAAAAAACTGAGCACCGATGAGGGCATCACGGTGATTCTCGTAGAACATCGAATCGAACGGGTACTTGAGTTGGTTGATTCCGTGGTCATGGTGCACGGTGACGGTTCAGTGACTCAGGGCGACAAAACAACCCAATTCAGCGACTCCAGATGTGCCCCACCACTCATCGAACTAAGTCAAAAACTGGGATGGGCCCCGGTGGCCACCAACGTCTCAGAGGCACGAAATCACTGGCGTGAATCGGCTCCGAGATTCCGCAGTCGCGTTCCTCTGAGTCCTAATCCAGAAATGGCCCTGAGCATTCGAGAGCTCGATGTTCATTACGGCAGTGAAGCCGCCGTATCGGGAGCCACGTTTGACCTAGCATTCGGCTCTATCACAGCACTTATGGGGCAAAACGGAGCGGGAAAAACCAGCCTCATCAGCGCCCTCAGGGACCCGAAATTAATCTCCTCCGGAACGGTAGCTTTGGGTGAGCGCAGCACCACCGACCTGTCGTTGCAAGAGCTGCTTCGAGCAGTGACCATGGTTCCACAGAAGGCCTCTGACCTGCTTTTTCTGAATTCGGTCGGTAAGGAGTTGCAGGAGTCAGATGCGTTCGGGGGCCTTGCGACAGGCACAACAGCTCGTTTGCTGACTAGATTGAACGGCCGGCTGGACCCGAATCAGCACCCACGAGACCTCTCAGCAGGACAAAAACTTTCGTTGGTTCTGGCCATGCAGTTGGCGAATGGGGCACGCGTCCTGCTGCTAGACGAGCCGACTCGTGGTCTCGATTATTTTGCCAAGCGTCAACTGGCCGAACAGTTACAGGTGCTGCAGACCTCTGGTGCATGCATCTTGGTGGCTTCGCATGACGTGGAGTTCATCTCTCAAATCGCCGACCGCGTGCTGCTCCTAGATCAGGGCAAACTTATCCAGGACAGCGCCCCAGAAGAACTCCTTGGATTTCAAAAGCCATTCGAAACCCAAATTGCGCAGGTCTCAGAATTGCCCGACCTCATTTCAATTAGTCAGGTGGTCGAACTCTGA
- a CDS encoding ECF transporter S component — MRALALSLASVAALMMFTWPLVIGVTAQSESEIAQTAFLILMPLVLVLLLIEFSTGGIDARQIALLGVLTALNAVIRMLGAGTAGVETAFFLIIIAAYVFGPSFGFLFGALSLLVSGLLTGGIGPWLPFQMMAAALVGLAAGALPKVSRTWLQFLMLCGYAFVASFFYGGLMTLWNWPFLAGSGTSISYVAGASLIENLTRFLQYEIFTGGLLWDFGRAITTSVLILLTAPALLATLNRAANRAGFVKLPD; from the coding sequence ATGAGAGCCCTGGCTCTGTCACTCGCTTCCGTGGCGGCGCTGATGATGTTTACCTGGCCACTGGTTATTGGGGTAACTGCCCAGAGCGAATCTGAAATTGCCCAAACCGCATTTTTGATACTGATGCCGCTGGTTCTTGTTTTGCTACTGATTGAATTTTCAACCGGCGGAATCGATGCCCGACAGATTGCCCTACTGGGTGTACTAACTGCGCTCAATGCTGTGATTCGAATGCTGGGCGCCGGAACGGCCGGTGTGGAGACAGCATTTTTTCTGATTATTATCGCTGCCTACGTTTTTGGGCCAAGTTTTGGATTTCTCTTCGGGGCGCTGTCGCTTTTGGTTTCGGGTCTTCTCACGGGCGGTATCGGCCCGTGGTTACCATTTCAAATGATGGCCGCTGCCCTGGTTGGACTAGCAGCTGGTGCATTGCCAAAAGTTAGCAGAACCTGGCTCCAATTCCTGATGCTTTGCGGGTACGCATTCGTCGCCAGTTTTTTCTATGGCGGATTGATGACTCTTTGGAATTGGCCATTTCTTGCCGGCAGTGGGACTTCAATTTCTTACGTAGCCGGAGCCAGTCTCATCGAAAACCTAACGAGGTTTTTACAGTATGAAATCTTCACCGGCGGCTTGCTCTGGGACTTTGGGCGAGCGATTACGACCTCAGTTTTGATCTTGTTAACGGCACCAGCCCTGCTGGCCACTCTGAATCGAGCAGCAAACAGGGCTGGTTTTGTGAAGCTACCGGATTAG
- a CDS encoding DoxX family protein: MNIVYALAGLALSALVAFSFYKAGKFKATATKETLLGAGFGWVANIPFGLVRLIAWVELLGAVGIILAPLAAYFVPGFAWAQIWGVLAAAGLALTMAVAHIMHTVRGENKYTWKMTSKLFLFSAAAAVLQAVVILPVF, from the coding sequence ATGAACATCGTTTATGCACTCGCGGGTCTGGCACTTTCAGCTTTGGTCGCGTTCAGCTTCTACAAGGCCGGTAAGTTCAAGGCCACTGCAACTAAAGAGACCCTGCTTGGCGCAGGTTTTGGCTGGGTTGCAAACATTCCGTTTGGCTTGGTTCGTCTAATTGCTTGGGTTGAGCTTCTTGGTGCGGTTGGCATCATCCTGGCGCCACTGGCTGCCTACTTTGTTCCAGGTTTTGCCTGGGCACAAATTTGGGGTGTATTGGCAGCGGCTGGTTTGGCTCTAACCATGGCAGTAGCGCACATCATGCACACAGTTCGTGGTGAGAACAAATACACCTGGAAGATGACTTCAAAGCTGTTCCTGTTCAGTGCTGCAGCTGCGGTTCTTCAGGCAGTGGTAATTCTTCCGGTTTTCTAA
- a CDS encoding trimeric intracellular cation channel family protein, translating to MSSASSVAEWLVSYGTLAFEVIGTLAFALSGLIEAARKRLDLVGMAIVTALAAFGGGTLRDILLDRRPFFWVENWGWIWVILGLCALALLFMRARHIELTERSMQWPDALGLGIFAATGTQIAIEAGMPAIIAVIMGVITPVFGGVLRDVVVNEIPRAFNDHQPYAVVAFAGAWLVVLLNALNWGAFWSVSISAAAIVALRMIAVGLGWRLPTWRV from the coding sequence ATGTCCTCAGCCTCTTCCGTTGCCGAATGGTTAGTCTCCTATGGCACCCTAGCCTTCGAGGTCATTGGTACATTGGCGTTTGCCCTATCTGGTTTGATCGAGGCTGCGCGTAAGCGGCTTGATCTTGTTGGCATGGCAATTGTCACCGCGCTGGCTGCCTTTGGCGGCGGAACGCTTCGTGACATTCTCTTGGACCGTAGGCCATTCTTTTGGGTTGAAAACTGGGGCTGGATTTGGGTGATTCTTGGTCTCTGCGCGCTGGCGCTGCTCTTTATGCGCGCCCGTCACATTGAACTGACCGAACGCTCGATGCAGTGGCCAGATGCGCTTGGGCTTGGAATTTTTGCCGCAACGGGCACTCAAATTGCGATCGAGGCTGGAATGCCGGCAATCATCGCGGTAATTATGGGTGTGATCACACCGGTCTTTGGTGGGGTTTTGCGAGACGTGGTGGTGAATGAAATTCCACGCGCTTTCAATGACCACCAACCATATGCAGTGGTGGCGTTCGCCGGGGCCTGGTTAGTGGTTTTGCTCAACGCTCTCAACTGGGGTGCGTTCTGGTCGGTCAGTATTTCGGCCGCAGCAATCGTTGCACTCCGAATGATCGCGGTTGGGCTGGGTTGGCGACTACCAACCTGGCGAGTCTAG
- the smpB gene encoding SsrA-binding protein SmpB, which yields MPRERGQKVVASNRKARHDYLIIDVYEAGMVLTGPEVKSLRAGRASLVDGYATIEGGEVWLENVHIPEYTQATWNNHPARRKRKLLLNGHEIYKLMGKIKESGFTLVPLSIYFKDGRAKVELALAKGKREYDKRQTLKEQTDKREAARAMSTKGKDW from the coding sequence ATGCCAAGAGAACGTGGACAGAAGGTTGTTGCCAGCAACCGCAAAGCCCGTCACGACTACCTAATTATTGACGTGTACGAGGCTGGCATGGTGCTAACCGGTCCAGAGGTTAAGTCGCTGAGGGCTGGCCGAGCCTCTCTTGTAGACGGGTATGCCACCATCGAGGGTGGCGAGGTTTGGCTAGAGAATGTGCATATTCCTGAGTACACCCAGGCCACCTGGAACAACCATCCAGCTCGTCGCAAGCGCAAGTTGCTTTTGAACGGGCATGAGATTTACAAACTGATGGGCAAAATCAAGGAATCCGGTTTTACATTGGTGCCGCTATCGATTTACTTCAAAGACGGCCGTGCCAAAGTCGAGCTTGCCTTGGCCAAGGGAAAGCGCGAGTACGATAAGCGCCAGACCCTCAAGGAGCAGACCGATAAACGTGAGGCTGCCCGTGCAATGTCCACCAAGGGCAAGGACTGGTAA
- the ftsX gene encoding permease-like cell division protein FtsX — MKFLLSEIRQGLFRNLSMVVSVILVTFISLTFVGTASLLQLQIGQMKNYWYDRAQVAIYLCSEVSPADVCPQGEASDDLKAAVEEKLQSPTLAAYVEKYYFEDHDQAYATFQEQFKDNAVAKYVSKNQLNETFWVKLEDSTQSQIIAESFGGVAGVEEVRDQRTYLDQIFSILNAASIASIGVAVLMLFSAALLISTTIRLSAFSRRRELGIMRLVGASNFYIQLPFILEGVVAATIGSVLAGGAVLGIVQFFVQGYLAERLPFTSFVTLADGLLVVPLLIAAGIVLAAGASGLAIRRYLRI; from the coding sequence ATGAAATTTCTTTTGAGCGAGATTCGCCAGGGTCTGTTCCGCAACTTATCGATGGTGGTATCGGTGATTTTGGTCACCTTTATTTCGTTGACCTTCGTCGGAACCGCGTCGCTGCTACAGCTTCAAATTGGCCAGATGAAGAACTACTGGTACGACCGAGCCCAGGTGGCAATCTACCTCTGCAGTGAGGTTTCGCCGGCGGATGTTTGCCCTCAGGGTGAGGCTTCGGATGACCTGAAGGCTGCTGTCGAAGAGAAGCTCCAGTCGCCGACTTTGGCTGCCTACGTTGAAAAGTACTACTTCGAGGATCACGATCAGGCCTACGCGACTTTCCAAGAGCAGTTCAAGGACAACGCCGTTGCTAAGTACGTCTCGAAGAACCAGCTAAACGAGACATTCTGGGTAAAGCTTGAAGATTCAACTCAGAGCCAAATCATTGCCGAGAGTTTTGGTGGCGTGGCCGGCGTTGAAGAAGTGCGGGATCAGCGAACGTACCTAGATCAAATCTTTAGCATTCTGAATGCCGCGTCAATCGCGTCCATCGGTGTTGCGGTTCTAATGCTTTTCTCAGCTGCCCTGCTGATTTCAACCACAATCAGACTGAGTGCGTTTAGTCGCCGGCGCGAGCTTGGAATCATGCGTCTTGTCGGTGCCAGCAACTTCTACATCCAACTTCCATTCATCCTTGAGGGTGTTGTCGCGGCCACTATTGGATCGGTATTGGCTGGCGGTGCGGTTCTCGGAATCGTTCAATTCTTTGTGCAGGGTTACCTGGCCGAGCGTCTACCGTTCACCAGCTTTGTAACTCTTGCCGATGGATTGCTTGTTGTTCCGCTGCTGATTGCTGCTGGAATAGTTCTTGCTGCCGGTGCCTCTGGTTTGGCTATCCGCAGATACCTGCGAATATAG
- the ftsE gene encoding cell division ATP-binding protein FtsE: MISISNVTKQYKGSPRPALNAVSLEIEKGDFVFLVGASGSGKSSLMRLMLREDVPTSGSVHVLGENLVGIPSRRIPFFRRRLGVVFQDFRLLPNKTIAQNVAFSLEVIGKSQGFIQEAVPDVLRLVGLEGKADRLPSELSGGEQQRVALARAIVNKPAILLADEPTGNLDPSTSEEIMALIERINLNGTTVVMATHDRGIVDRLKKRVVELQHGVIIRDEVGGSYR; encoded by the coding sequence ATGATTAGCATCTCGAACGTCACCAAACAGTACAAGGGCTCGCCTCGGCCGGCTTTGAATGCTGTTTCTCTTGAAATTGAGAAGGGTGATTTTGTCTTTCTGGTTGGAGCCTCTGGCTCTGGCAAATCCTCGCTTATGCGCCTAATGTTGCGCGAGGATGTTCCGACATCAGGCTCAGTCCATGTGCTCGGTGAAAACCTAGTCGGTATTCCGAGCCGTAGAATCCCATTCTTCCGCAGGCGCCTTGGAGTTGTTTTTCAGGATTTCAGGTTGTTGCCAAACAAGACCATCGCGCAAAATGTAGCGTTTAGCCTCGAGGTTATTGGTAAGTCTCAGGGTTTCATTCAAGAGGCAGTGCCAGATGTTTTGAGGCTTGTTGGGCTTGAGGGTAAAGCAGACCGCCTGCCAAGTGAGCTATCGGGTGGAGAGCAGCAGAGAGTTGCTCTGGCCCGCGCGATTGTCAACAAACCTGCGATTTTGCTTGCTGACGAACCGACCGGAAACCTTGATCCGTCGACTTCAGAAGAGATTATGGCTCTGATCGAGCGCATCAACCTAAATGGCACGACGGTGGTTATGGCAACCCACGACCGGGGCATAGTAGACCGTCTCAAGAAGCGCGTGGTTGAGCTTCAGCACGGTGTGATTATTCGTGATGAAGTGGGCGGTTCTTACCGATGA
- the prfB gene encoding peptide chain release factor 2 → MADLDLTQEIRDLRATFADIGHVVDVEKLAREVLELKEQASDPNIWDDAANAQRVTSALSHKQNMINKLESVQSRLDDLEVLVELANDAADASVQSEAKSELESLQKLVSELEVQTLLNGEYDSRAAVVTIRSGAGGDDATDFAEMLMRMYLRYAEKQKMPVQVLDTSYAEGAGIKSATFEIDAPFAFGTLSVEAGTHRLVRMSPFNAAGKRQTSFAAVEVVPLVEQTEAIEIPENEIRIDVFRSSGPGGQSVNTTDSAVRITHLPTGTVVSCQNEKSQIQNKAAAMRVLQSRLLEIRRREEEAKKKQIAGDVKASWGEQMRSYVLAPYQMVKDLRTDYEVNNPSAVFDGDLDGFIAAGIRWRKQTQLGA, encoded by the coding sequence ATGGCAGACCTGGACCTCACTCAAGAAATACGCGACTTACGCGCAACTTTTGCCGACATCGGCCATGTTGTAGATGTCGAGAAGCTGGCCCGCGAGGTTCTGGAGCTGAAGGAACAAGCCTCTGACCCGAACATTTGGGACGATGCCGCCAATGCTCAGCGGGTCACCAGTGCGCTTTCCCACAAGCAAAACATGATCAACAAACTCGAATCGGTTCAATCGCGTCTAGATGACCTTGAAGTTTTAGTTGAGTTGGCCAATGATGCCGCGGATGCCAGTGTTCAATCAGAGGCCAAATCTGAACTCGAGTCGTTGCAAAAGCTGGTTTCAGAGCTCGAGGTTCAAACCTTGCTGAATGGTGAATACGATTCCAGAGCTGCCGTGGTGACCATTCGGTCAGGTGCCGGCGGTGACGATGCCACTGATTTTGCCGAGATGCTCATGCGCATGTACCTGCGCTACGCAGAAAAACAGAAAATGCCGGTTCAAGTTCTCGACACGTCATACGCGGAGGGTGCTGGTATCAAGTCGGCAACTTTTGAGATCGATGCACCATTCGCTTTTGGAACACTTTCTGTCGAGGCTGGCACGCATCGACTGGTTCGAATGAGTCCATTCAATGCTGCTGGCAAGCGCCAGACCTCATTCGCTGCAGTCGAAGTTGTTCCTTTGGTTGAGCAAACTGAAGCTATCGAGATTCCCGAGAATGAAATTCGCATCGATGTTTTCCGTTCATCTGGACCGGGCGGGCAATCGGTTAACACGACTGATTCAGCTGTGCGCATCACTCACCTGCCAACCGGAACTGTCGTGAGTTGCCAGAATGAAAAAAGCCAAATTCAAAACAAAGCTGCTGCGATGCGCGTTTTGCAGTCTCGATTGCTCGAGATTCGTCGACGCGAAGAAGAAGCTAAAAAGAAGCAAATTGCCGGTGATGTCAAGGCAAGTTGGGGTGAGCAGATGCGGTCATACGTTTTGGCGCCATACCAAATGGTCAAAGACCTGCGCACTGACTACGAAGTCAACAACCCTTCCGCGGTTTTCGACGGAGATCTTGACGGGTTTATCGCTGCGGGCATTCGCTGGCGCAAGCAGACACAACTCGGCGCTTAG
- a CDS encoding MFS transporter, which yields MPAKKNFQIRELVLPVYLPAMLFSIGEAGLIPIIPASAERLGADIPTAGLIAGLVMMGTLAADLPAAKFVNRVGERKSMIWASAAAALGILFAVFAANIFMIGLGVFILGGSAAIFGLARHAYIAETVPANQRARALSVLGGMFRIGTFIGPLLGASVIATLGIEFVYWNAVIFCGAAGIVLLFTHPEKMLNTPPDNGGSVWKIAKLHRRTLLTLGTASMIVAMSRTARFIGLPLWALFIGLDAAETSLYIGIAGAIDFTLFYLGGQIMDKYGRKAAAIPTLLGMSLCLTLVPFTSDGSAFLTVAIMMALANGVGSGLVMVIGADASPAVGRNEFLAGYRFLMDAGVAATAPIMSLITVIASLSGAMFFMSGLAVIGAVFMYRYLPTHKRT from the coding sequence GTGCCGGCCAAGAAGAACTTTCAGATTAGAGAGCTTGTTCTGCCGGTTTACCTACCGGCGATGCTGTTCTCAATCGGTGAAGCAGGTCTGATTCCGATTATTCCGGCGAGCGCGGAACGCCTGGGCGCCGACATCCCTACGGCTGGCCTCATCGCAGGATTGGTCATGATGGGCACCCTTGCCGCAGACCTACCCGCTGCGAAATTTGTGAATCGAGTCGGCGAACGCAAATCGATGATTTGGGCTTCAGCGGCGGCCGCACTGGGCATCCTGTTTGCGGTTTTTGCTGCGAATATCTTCATGATCGGCCTCGGAGTTTTCATCCTAGGCGGTTCTGCTGCGATTTTTGGTTTGGCTAGGCACGCCTACATCGCTGAAACTGTGCCAGCAAATCAACGAGCTCGAGCCCTATCGGTTTTGGGTGGAATGTTTCGAATTGGAACATTCATTGGCCCGCTCCTTGGCGCTTCAGTTATCGCCACCCTCGGTATCGAATTTGTTTACTGGAATGCCGTTATTTTTTGCGGTGCAGCCGGCATTGTGCTGCTATTCACCCACCCAGAGAAAATGCTCAACACTCCCCCAGACAATGGTGGAAGCGTTTGGAAGATTGCGAAGCTGCATCGACGCACCCTATTGACGCTGGGAACAGCATCGATGATCGTGGCAATGTCGCGCACCGCAAGATTTATCGGACTCCCACTTTGGGCTCTATTTATTGGACTTGATGCCGCTGAGACCTCTCTTTACATAGGCATCGCGGGGGCAATTGACTTCACCCTCTTTTATCTGGGTGGCCAAATTATGGATAAGTACGGCCGAAAAGCTGCCGCAATTCCAACCCTGTTAGGCATGAGCCTTTGCCTAACGCTGGTTCCCTTTACCAGCGATGGCAGTGCTTTTCTAACCGTGGCAATCATGATGGCCTTGGCCAATGGAGTTGGTAGCGGCCTTGTGATGGTTATAGGGGCAGACGCTTCGCCGGCAGTTGGACGCAATGAATTTTTAGCCGGCTACCGCTTTTTGATGGATGCAGGAGTGGCTGCAACCGCCCCCATAATGTCGCTAATCACCGTGATTGCCTCGCTATCGGGCGCCATGTTTTTCATGAGTGGACTAGCGGTAATCGGTGCGGTCTTTATGTATCGCTATCTACCTACTCACAAGCGCACCTAG